Proteins encoded within one genomic window of Leptodactylus fuscus isolate aLepFus1 unplaced genomic scaffold, aLepFus1.hap2 HAP2_SCAFFOLD_260, whole genome shotgun sequence:
- the LOC142187862 gene encoding uncharacterized protein LOC142187862, with protein sequence MVLSISDPPGMAEARNHMSTRILELALEIISLITGEDYTVVKKSSGECVTPRVSGGWSRTPSPITEPPPHSLRHEQKILELTSRITELLSGEVPIRCQDVTVYFSMEEWEYLEGHKDRYKKVVKEKEAPGMAEARNHMSTRILELALEIISLITGEDYTVVKKSSGECVTPRVSGGWSRTPSPITEPPPHSLRHEQKILELTSRITELLSGEVPIRCQDVTVYFSMEEWEYLEGHKDLYKEVMMEDQQPLTSADGSSPRNPPERCPSPPYSQDCPEDPELNVPLDPQKSDENGTMRGLEKPISVSEKDKEQMSGVSGHLLKNVKDNPSKISKNSGHKEQTKKKSKLSRQKRIRRGDRPFTCSECGKSFSRNSYLASHRRIHTGEKPFSCTECEKSFISKDALKKHQRIHREEKPFSCSVCGKRCKVKGNLEKHQRIHTGEKPYSCPKCGKCFIDKGALRQHQRIHTEEKPYSCSDCGKCYTLKEYLKSHLRTHKHEKPFSCVDCGKYFRCKESVKNHQIMHAEHKPFSCSVCGKCFTQKAYLIEHQKTHTEEKLFSCSDCGKSFTQKPYLVQHRKIHTGEQPYSCSECGKCFVYKAALRRHQRIHTGEKPYSCSECGKCFTQKPYLVKHQRIHTGEQPYSCAECGKSFVYKAALRRHQRAHTGEKPYSCSECGKCFIQKPDLIKHVRTHTGKKPYSCSECGKCFSYKDSLKRHQRIHTGEKPYSCSECEASFTNKTSLVTHQRSHTGEKPFPCPECGKCFTQKSSYLRHQRCHTGEKPC encoded by the exons ATGGTCCTCTCCATCAGTGACCCACCAGGGATGGCCGAGGCCAGAAACCACATGTCTACAAGGATATTAGagctggccctggagatcatctccttgatcactggagag gattacacagtagtgaagaagtcgtctggtgagtgtgtgacaccccgtgtgtcaggaggatggagcaggaccccgagccccatcaccgagcctccacctcattcactgagacatgagcagaagatcctagaacttaccagcaggatcactgagctgctgagcggagag gttcctataaggtgtcaggatgtcactgtctatttctccatggaggagtgggagtatttagaaggacacaaggatcgaTACAAGAAGGTcgtgaaggagaaagaagcacCAGGGATGGCCGAGGCCAGAAACCACATGTCTACCAGGATATTAGagctggccctggagatcatctccttgatcactggagag gattacacagtagtgaagaagtcgtctggtgagtgtgtgacaccccgtgtgtcaggaggatggagcaggaccccgagccccatcaccgagcctccacctcattcactgagacatgagcagaagatcctagaacttaccagcaggatcactgagctgctgagcggagag gttcctataaggtgtcaggatgtcactgtctatttctccatggaggagtgggagtatttagaaggacacaaggatctgtacaaggaggtgatgatggaggatcagcagcccctcacatcagcag ATGGATCCAGTCCGAGAAATCcaccagagagatgtcccagtcctccatATTCCCAGGATTGTCCAGAGGATCCAGAGCTGAATGTCCCACTGGATCCTCAG AAAAGTGATGAAAATGGAACGATGAGGGGCCTGGAAAAGCCCATATCTGTGTCAGAGAAAG ATAAAGAGCAGATGAGCGGCGTCTCCGGCCATCTCCTTAAAAATGTGAAAGATAATCCGTCTAAGATTAGCAAAAATTCAGGCCATAAAGAACAGACTAAAAAGAAATCCAAACTTTCCAGACAGAAGAGAATTCGCAGAGGTGATCGGccatttacatgttcagaatgtgggaagtctTTTAGTAGGAATTCCTATCTTGCTAGTCAtcgaagaattcacacaggagagaagccattctcatgtacAGAATGTGAAAAATCTTTTATCTCAAAAGATGCTCTTaaaaaacatcagagaattcaccgAGAGGAGAAACCGTTTTCGTGTTCTGTGTGTGGGAAACGTTGTAAAGTTAAAGGGAATCTCgaaaaacatcagagaattcacacaggagagaagccatattcatgtccgaaatgtgggaaatgttttatagataaaggTGCTCTTAggcaacatcagagaattcacacagaggagaagccgtattcatgttcgGACTGTGGGAAGTGTTATACGCTAAAGGAATATCTCAAGTCCCATCTGAGAACTCACAAACacgagaaaccattttcatgtgtAGATTGTGGAAAGTACTTTCGGTGCAAAGAATCTGTAAAAAACCATCAAATAATGCACGCTGAGCACAAGCCATTTTCCTGCTcagtatgtgggaaatgttttacccagaaaGCATATCTTATTGAGCATCAGAAAACTCACACAGAAGAGAAGCTTTTTTCATGTTCAGACTGTGGGAAGTCTTTCACCCAGAAACCCTATCTTGTTCAACATAGAAAAATTCACACTGGTGagcagccatattcatgttcagaatgtgggaaatgttttgtgtACAAAGCTGCCCTAaggagacatcagagaattcacacaggagagaagccatattcatgttcagaatgtgggaaatgttttacccagaaaCCATATCTGGTTAAACATCagcgaattcacacaggagagcagCCTTATTCATGTGCAGAGTGTGGGAAAAGTTTTGTGTATAAAGCTGCTCTAAGGAGACATCAGAgagctcacacaggagagaagccatattcatgttcagaatgtgggaaatgttttatccagAAACCTGATCTCATTAAACATGTAAGAACTCACACGGggaagaagccatattcatgttcagaatgcggaAAATGCTTTTCATATAAAGATTCTCTAaagagacatcagagaattcatacaggggagaagccgtattcatgctcagaatgtgaggCGTCTTTTACCAATAAAACaagtcttgttacacatcagagatctcacacaggagagaagccattcccatgtccagaatgtgggaagtgttttactCAAAAATCATCTTATCTTAGACATCAGAGatgtcacacgggggagaagccatgtTAA